One window from the genome of Nicotiana sylvestris chromosome 9, ASM39365v2, whole genome shotgun sequence encodes:
- the LOC138878715 gene encoding uncharacterized protein, with amino-acid sequence MDDKNAVLYSGPYTMGAKPLILKSWSEDFNLYNEVLKTISLWVSFPNLPLNCWGRMTLSRIASGLSSSLYADECTSNASRISYARVLIEMDISKELPKSIKIQDPTGKDFEQLVEYDWVPKYCKKCLMVGHDCEGEQRRAGTTKSNMQGEQQQQRLVMPKKQGWNGNVNGNMQQPKKPVTQWVAVGPTKQIGKDTCKQIDQEQ; translated from the coding sequence ATGGATGATAAGAATGCAGTCCTGTATTCAGGACCATATACAATGGGAGCAAAGCCTTTGATCCTAAAGTCATGGTCGGAAGATTTCAATCTGTAtaatgaagttttgaagactatTTCACTGTGGGTGAGCTTCCCTAACCTTCCTTTGAATTGCTGGGGAAGGATGACTCTAAGTAGAATTGCTAGTGGACTGAGTTCTTCTCTATATGCTGATGAATGTACAAGTAATGCATCTAGAATTTCTTATGCCCGAGTACTTATCGAAATGGACATCAGTAAAGAGTTACccaaaagcatcaaaatacaAGATCCTACAGGAAAAGATTTTGAACAACTGGTAGAGTATGATTGGGTGCCAAAGTATTGTAAAAAATGTTTGATGGTGGGACATGACTGCGAGGGAGAACAAAGAAGAGCTGGAACAACCAAAAGCAATATGCAAGGTGAGCAGCAACAACAGAGACTAGTAATGCCTAAGAAACAAGGATGGAATGGTAATGTAAATGGTAATATGCAGCAGCCAAAGAAACCAGTAACTCAATGGGTGGCAGTAGGGCCAACAAAACAAATAGGGAAGGATACATGCAAGCAAATAGATCAAGAGCAATAG